A single window of Aspergillus puulaauensis MK2 DNA, chromosome 5, nearly complete sequence DNA harbors:
- a CDS encoding glutathione S-transferase family protein (COG:O;~EggNog:ENOG410Q1WH;~InterPro:IPR036249,IPR004045,IPR036282;~PFAM:PF13417;~go_function: GO:0005515 - protein binding [Evidence IEA];~go_process: GO:0006749 - glutathione metabolic process [Evidence IEA]), translating into MATSDPVHFFDLYSDLPGPSKSWSPNTLKIRAVLNYKNIPYTQSFLSFTDIKPLFTSLDLPPNNEAFVYTLPVIINKASASPTQNPHGAIKDSLPIALHLEKLFPSPSILPSGDASYALLVAVDRLMDLIYPAFWRLIPPLVVGHIDPRGQEYFHESRTKFLGGPLPEVRRAALEDFNELWTLIETESAPLIKILKGKDGKKGPFFEGEKPGLADFWLVSLWAFVERFDKELFGKIVGLGDGEFGRLYDASRPWLEGQGVEKEWVAPASS; encoded by the exons ATGGCCACGTCCGACCCCGTCCACTTCTTCGACCTCTACTCCGACCTCCCAG GCCCGTCCAAATCATGGTCTCCCAACACCCTCAAGATCCGAGCAGTCCTCAATTACAAGAACATCCCCTACACCCAAAGTTTTCTCTCCTTCACAGACATAAAACCCCTCTTTACAAGCCTCGACCTACCACCCAACAACGAAGCATTCGTCTACACCCTACCTGTAATAATCAACAAGGCATCGGCGTCTCCCACCCAGAACCCGCACGGCGCGATAAAAGACTCCCTCCCGATCGCACTGCACCTTGAGAAGCTGTTCCCATCCCCGTCCATCCTGCCGTCCGGCGATGCTAGCTACGCTcttctcgtcgccgtcgaccGGCTGATGGATCTTATATACCCGGCATTCTGGAGACTAATCCCGCCGCTTGTTGTGGGCCATATAGATCCCCGCGGCCAGGAGTACTTCCATGAATCGCGGACAAAATTCCTAGGGGGTCCGCTTCCTGAGGTGCGGCGGGCAGCACTGGAAGACTTTAATGAACTATGGACATTAATCGAGACAGAGTCTGCGCCTCTGATCAAAATCCTGAAAGGgaaggatgggaagaagggaCCCTTCTTTGAGGGTGAGAAGCCTGGCCTTGCGGATTTCTGGCTCGTTAGTCTTTGGGCTTTTGTGGAGCGCTTTGATAAGGAGCTTTTTGGGAAGATTGTGGGACTCGGGGATGGGGAGTTTGGGAGGCTTTATGATGCTTCTAGGCCTTGGCTGGAGGGACAgggggttgagaaggagtGGGTGGCTCCTGCCAGCTCGTAA
- the pyrG gene encoding orotidine-5'-phosphate decarboxylase pyrG (BUSCO:EOG09263Q7N;~COG:F;~EggNog:ENOG410PFIV;~InterPro:IPR011060,IPR014732,IPR018089,IPR013785, IPR001754;~PFAM:PF00215;~go_function: GO:0003824 - catalytic activity [Evidence IEA];~go_function: GO:0004590 - orotidine-5'-phosphate decarboxylase activity [Evidence IEA];~go_process: GO:0006207 - 'de novo' pyrimidine nucleobase biosynthetic process [Evidence IEA];~go_process: GO:0044205 - 'de novo' UMP biosynthetic process [Evidence IEA]): MSSKSHLPYATRATNHPNPLTAKLFSIAEAKKTNVTVSADVTTTAELLDLADRLGPYIAVLKTHIDILEDLTPSTLSSLQSLATKHNFLIFEDRKFIDIGNTVQKQYHGGALRISEWAHIINCAILPGEGIVEALAQTTQSPGFENASERGLLILAEMTSKGSLATGTYTERSVEYARRYKGFVMGFVSTKALSDVQAEGQEDGEDFVVFTTGVNLSDKGDKLGQQYQTPESAVGRGADFIIAGRGIYKAEDPVEAAKRYREEGWNAYLKRIGAQ; this comes from the exons ATGTCGTCCAAATCCCATCTCCCTTACGCAACCCGCGCAACCAATCATCCCAACCCCCTCACCGCGAaactcttctccatcgctgAAGCGAAGAAGACCAATGTCACCGTCTCCGCGGACGTAACCACAACGGCCGAACTCCTCGATCTCGCAGACC GCCTGGGCCCCTACATCGCCGTCCTCAAAACCcacatcgacatcctcgaagATCTCACCCCCTCCACGCTCTCAAGCCTCCAATCCCTCGCAACAAAGCACAACTTCCTGATCTTCGAAGACCGCAAATTCATCGACATCGGAAACACAGTCCAGAAGCAATACCACGGCGGCGCCCTGCGCATCAGCGAATGGGCACACATCATCAACTGCGCAATCCTACCAGGCGAAGGGATCGTCGAGGCCCTCGCCCAGACTACGCAGAGCCCCGGTTTCGAAAACGCAAGTGAGCGCGGCCTGCTTATCCTCGCTGAGATGACGAGCAAGGGCTCTCTGGCTACGGGGACGTACACGGAGCGGTCGGTTGAGTATGCGCGCCGGTATAAGGGGTTTGTGATGGGGTTTGTGAGCACGAAGGCGCTTTCGGATGTTCAGGCTGAGGggcaggaggatggggaggactTTGTGGTTTTTACGACTGGTGTGAATTTGTCGGATAAGGGTGATAAGTTGGGGCAGCAGTATCAGACGCCTGAGTCGGCTGTTGGGCGCGGGGCGGACTTTATTATTGCGGGGCGTGGGATATATAAGGCTGAAGATCCGGTGGAGGCTGCTAAGAGGTATCGGGAGGAGGGATGGAATGCGTATCTGAAGAGGATTGGGGCTCAATGA
- a CDS encoding MAPEG family protein (COG:O;~EggNog:ENOG410PS21;~InterPro:IPR001129,IPR023352;~PFAM:PF01124;~TransMembrane:3 (o23-40i106-128o140-158i)) has product MTISIKSYSSVVTMVAIDIPANYGYSIAISLGVIPILSFLHGTVVGSFRKAAGVPYPHTYATVEQCKSNPKAYKFNCAQRAHANFLENAPQTMLSILVAGVKYPELAAGLGAAWAVFRILFLHGYVFTDKPAGGGRYNGGLFWFMQAGLWGLSVFGVARDLM; this is encoded by the exons ATGACTATTTCCATCAAATCCTATTCGTCAGTCGTCACAATGGTCGCGATCGATATCCCCGCAAACTACGG ATATTCCATCGCCATTTCTCTCGGTGTTATTCCGATCCTCAGTTTCCTACACGGTACGGTTGTCGGTAGTTTCCGCAAGGCCGCTGGAGTCCCGTATCCTCACACCTACGCTACCGTTGAGCAATGTAAATCCAAC CCCAAGGCCTACAAATTCAACTGCGCCCAGCGCGCCCACGCCAACTTCCTCGAGAACGCGCCGCAAACCATGCTCTCGATCCTGGTCGCGGGTGTGAAATACCCTGAGTTGGCTGCTGGGTTGGGTGCCGCCTGGGCGGTTTTCCGTATTCTGTTCCTGCACGGATACGTTTTCACAGATAAGCCGGCAGGAGGTGGAAGATACAATGGCGGCTTGTTCTGGTTTATGCAGGCGGGTCTCTGGGGACTGAGCGTTTTCGGCGTTGCGAGGGATTTGATGTAA
- a CDS encoding putative diacylglycerol O-acyltransferase (DgaT) (COG:I;~EggNog:ENOG410PHMB;~InterPro:IPR014371,IPR027251,IPR004299;~PFAM:PF03062;~TransMembrane:8 (o70-89i110-131o162-188i280-299o329-348i391-412o424-443i455-480o);~go_function: GO:0004144 - diacylglycerol O-acyltransferase activity [Evidence IEA];~go_function: GO:0008374 - O-acyltransferase activity [Evidence IEA];~go_process: GO:0019432 - triglyceride biosynthetic process [Evidence IEA]), giving the protein MGAVEGSSATNGTRRNNHTNSSNNGSSPSENGTNHRTAKKTATYRHVVAIHSKVQHSCLSRDSTQATSFIGFRNLMIVVLVAMNLRLVIENFLKYGVLICIKCHDYRKQDVVIGAILFALVPCQLLCSYFIELAASGHAVRVIGRAKKEDSTKVLHETKRTWFFIALLHSIISFFGLAATSYAIFYYINHPGIGTLCEIQVIVVSLKSYSYALTNRDLRRAMLGSPSTDFAIPELYRSCPYPRNITLGNLIYFLLAPTLVYQPVYPRTRRIRWSFVGKRLFEFVGLAMVIWLLSAQYAAPLLRNSTDKIAVLHVGSILERGLKLSTISLVIWLAGFYALFQSLLNGLAEIMRFGDREFYTDWWNSPSFGVYWRSWNRPVYTFMKRHVYMPLVTRGWNPTLAGTVVFAVSAVLHEILVGVPTHNLIGVAFMAMLFQLPLILLTAPFEKLKSPLGKAIGNSFFWVTFCVVGQPFAALLYFFAWQAKYGSVSRTQSVGFME; this is encoded by the exons ATGGGTGCTGTCGAAGGTTCTTCGGCCACCAACGGCACTCGCAGGAACAACCATACCAACTCTTCTAATAATGGCTCTTCGCCCTCAGAAAACGGTACAAATCACCGAaccgcgaagaagacggccaCGTATCGGCATGTTGTAGCTATTCACTCGAAAGTCCAGCACTCATGCCTTAGCCGCGACTCGACGCAGGCCACGAGCTTTATTGGCTTTCGGAACCTCATGATTGTTGTTTTGG TGGCCATGAATCTTCGGCTCGTAATCGAAAACTTCCTCAAG TATGGTGTTTTGATCTGCATCAAATGCCACGACTACCGCAAGCAAGACGTCGTTATCGGGGCAATCCTCTTTGCGCTGGTTCCTTGCCAGTTGTTATGCTCATACTTCATCGAATTGGCAGCATCCGGACATGCTGTGCGCGTTATTGGTCgggcaaaaaaagaagatagTACCAAGGTCTTGCATGAAACGAAGAGGACTTGGTTCTTCATTGCGCTACTACATTCTATTATCAGCTTTTTCGGCCTAGCTGCCACGAGCTATGCtatcttttactatatcaATCATCCTGGCATTGGGACTCTCTGTGAGATCCAGGTGATCGTCGTGTCGCTCAAGTCGTACTCCTATGCATTGACGAACCGCGATTTACGCCGCGCGATGCTAGGTTCTCCATCGACAGACTTTGCTATCCCAGAACTCTATCGCTCTTGCCCATATCCCCGTAACATCACTCTCGGGAATCTCATCTATTTCCTATTGGCTCCGACGTTGGTTTACCAGCCCGTTTACCCACGGACGCGCCGCATCCGTTGGTCATTTGTGGGCAAGCGTTTATTCGAGTTCGTCGGTCTGGCGATGGTTATCTGGTTGCTTTCCGCGCAATACGCCGCACCTCTTTTGCGCAATTCGACCGACAAAATCGCGGTCCTACACGTCGGGTCTATCCTGGAGCGAGGGCTGAAGCTCTCAACGATTTCCCTTGTAATCTGGCTTGCTGGGTTTTATGCCCTCTTCCAGTCTTTGTTGAATGGACTGGCCGAGATTATGCGGTTTGGAGACCGGGAGTTCTATACGGACTGGTGGAATAGCCCGAGTTTTGGCGTATACTGGCGATCCTGGAATCGACCTGTTTACACCTTCATGAAGCGGCATGTGTATATGCCGCTCGTCACACGAGGCTGGAACCCGACCTTGGCTGGCACCGTAGTCTTCGCAGTCTCCGCCGTGCTGCACGAGATTCTTGTTGGAGTACCCACACACAATCTGATCG GAGTCGCATTCATGGCGATGCTGTTTCAACTACCGTTGATCCTTCTAACTGCTCCGttcgagaagctcaagagCCCTCTTGGCAAGGCAATTGGTAATTCGTTTTTCTGGGTGACTTTTTGCGTCGTTGGACAGCCCTTTGCAGCGCTTCTGTATTTCTTCGCATGGCAGGCGAAATACGGAAGTGTCAGTAGGACACAATCTGTAGGATTTATGGAATAG
- the PFS2 gene encoding WD40 repeat domain-containing protein (BUSCO:EOG09261LPY;~COG:A;~EggNog:ENOG410PG1Z;~InterPro:IPR036322,IPR015943,IPR001680,IPR017986;~PFAM:PF12894,PF00400;~go_function: GO:0005515 - protein binding [Evidence IEA]), giving the protein MAYYDDSGNDGQPFGRGQGGIQGPRRPRLVTDYGSSMVQWMRHRRPKYRGGYRMETERPSASYMVDMLPPMARVHSPVNTIPVRHLHQSIGKSKKPITVVRWTPEGRRLLTGGHTGEFMLWNGTAFNFETVMDAHYDQLQAGVTSLAWSHSNDWLISGGQKGDVKYWRPNFNNVETIDDAHHDAVRDLAWSPSDTKFLSASDDTTLKIYDFTTRTCDSVLTGHNWDVKSCDWHPTKGLLVSGSKDHQVKFWDPRSTRCLTTLHSHKNTVTATRFSRVNSNLLATSSRDQTARVFDLRMMRDICILRGHEKPISTLTWHPVHCSLISTGSEDGSLYHYLLDEPNLPAGQVPTVAPYDSPDPANTPAQVIYPAHRVQYAHGATIWTLDWHPLGHILASGSKDNFTRFWSRARPGEITYLKDRFHIGEEAAEAQGTWNRNFGKRQMREEEEQELQDEEDSLVDQRTSAGTGLPGIQSAPQPDGLGSSLLPGIGGAQPPPPPGLAASMAQPPANAFPPNPVFPAFPFAPPFSGAPPASGTPPMNAPNVDLAELQKQLAAQGISLPPGFPHHLPPVSAPMGGGLPGLQGMFPPDNNYGR; this is encoded by the exons ATGGCTTATTACGACGACTCTGGGAATGACGGGCAGCCATTTGGGAGGGGCCAGGGCGGAATTCAAGGACCTCGTCGACCCA GGCTTGTCACCGATTATGGTTCCTCAATGGTACAATGGATGCGCCATCGGCGACCGAAATACAGGGGCGGCTATCGGATGGAGACAGAGAGACCGAGCGCCAGCTATATGGTGGAT ATGCTCCCTCCCATGGCACGAGTGCACTCGCCGGTAAACACGATCCCCGTACGGCACTTACACCAGTCTATCGGAAAGTCGAAAAAGCCGATCACGGTTGTCAGATGGACTCCGGAGGGGAGGCGCTTGTTGACTGGTGGACATACCGGAGAGTTTATGCTATGGAACGGCACGGCATTCAATTTCGAAACGGTTATGGAT GCACATTACGACCAATTGCAAGCTGGAGTTACATCGTTGGCGTGGTCGCATAGCAACGACTGGTTGATTTCTGGAGGACAAAAGGGTGACGTGAAATATTGGAGGCCGAATTTCAACAACGTTGAGACGATAGACGACGCACACCACGACGCTGTACGAGATCTAGCTTGGTCACCGAGCGATACGAAATTCCTCTCGGCCTCCGACGACACGACCCTTAAGATCTACGATTTCACGACCAGAACATGCGACAGCGTCCTGACAGGCCATAACTGGGATGTCAAATCATGCGACTGGCATCCGACAAAGGGACTGCTTGTTTCCGGTTCGAAAGATCATCAAGTCAAATTCTGGGACCCTCGCAGCACCCGCTGCTTGACGACACTTCACAGCCATAAAAATACCGTGACCGCTACTAGGTTTTCCCGGGTGAACAGCAACCTTCTTGCAACGTCGTCGCGCGACCAGACCGCACGAGTTTTTGATCTCCGCATGATGCGGGACATTTGCATTCTCCGTGGTCACGAAAAACCGATATCTACGCTTACATGGCACCCGGTTCACTGCTCTCTTATCTCAACAGGAAGTGAAGATGGGTCTTTATATCATTACTTGCTTGACGAGCCCAACCTTCCTGCCGGCCAAGTCCCTACCGTCGCACCTTATGATAGTCCGGATCCAGCAAATACGCCGGCCCAGGTAATCTACCCAGCTCATCGGGTGCAGTATGCCCACGGCGCGACAATTTGGACTCTAGACTGGCATCCTCTAGGTCACATCCTTGCTTCGGGATCGAAAGACAACTTCACCCGATTCTGGTCTCGTGCTCGACCAGGAGAGATAACCTACTTGAAGGATAGGTTCCACATTggagaggaggctgctgaAGCTCAAGGAACATGGAACCGCAACTTTGGAAAACGACAAATgcgcgaggaagaagaacaggaactacaggatgaagaagatagTTTGGTCGATCAAAGGACATCCGCCGGTACAGGTCTTCCCGGCATACAAAGTGCGCCTCAGCCGGATGGGCTGGGTTCATCTTTACTACCTGGCATAGGCGGTgcccaacctcctccaccacctggATTAGCTGCCTCTATGGCCCAGCCTCCAGCAAATGCtttccctccaaaccctGTCTTCCCCGCCTTCCCCTTTGCGCCTCCCTTCTCCGGGGCTCCTCCAGCATCGGGGACACCACCGATGAATGCGCCCAATGTCGACCTCGCGGAGCTCCAAAAACAGCTTGCTGCGCAAGGAATCTCACTCCCGCCAGGTTTCCCCCACCATCTACCTCCAGTGTCAGCGCCGATGGGGGGCGGGCTTCCTGGGTTGCAGGGCATGTTCCCTCCTGATAACAATTATGGCCGGTGA
- a CDS encoding uncharacterized protein (COG:S;~EggNog:ENOG410PQYI;~InterPro:IPR019334;~PFAM:PF10190;~TransMembrane:3 (o43-64i71-99o111-132i)) — protein MANNRVPINYVTPAFPSLYDPFPGRSNVAYYLYHTRDIWRFTLYWTLIFYICCYMTVAACALVMQGRNWKFCLAVPVVYAVTGGLEAVLAGSIVGGVIGSVYEAGNFRMSTWIPIIWGGVNLLVLILSSFPIPGGL, from the exons ATGGCAAATAATCGCGTCCCGATCAACTACGTGACACCTGCATTCCCGTCGCTCTACGATCCTTTCCCCGGCCGCAGCAATGTCGCCTACTACCTCTACCATACCAGGGATATCTGGCGGTTCACACTGTACTGGACCTTGATCTTCTACATATGCTGCTATATGACTGTTGCTGCCTGTGCACTTGTCATGCAAGGTCGGAATTGGAAATTTTGTTTAGCGGTGCCTGTTGTGTATGCCGTCACCGGGGGTCTTGAAGCGGTTCTTGCGGGGAGTATTGTGGGAGGCGT AATAGGATCTGTGTACGAAGCGGGGAATTTTAGGATGTCTACGTGGATTCCGATTATCTGGGGCGGCGTCAATCTTCTGGTTCTGATCCTATCGAGTTTCCCGATACCAGGTGGATTATGA
- the pex8 gene encoding putative peroxisomal membrane protein Pex17 (COG:S;~EggNog:ENOG410PFSP;~InterPro:IPR030476) — protein MATERSLGALLRSLQSPSDTQDGLSLLPTATSLLAVLKNPLNITLLASQLLTSAAIWNQAVDLHTCRRIISVFNTAAMAILQSEESEDPRIPWGGPGPKKLDREEWVKAVVSGADEKSPRWRHLLLIGGVLLGFEGQDRQGLPWNVRKKLEAALVTAAQLALEELDPHDGVDGRCVTMVLNYSFELLSDLERSRLDYDRLLPVMVQTVYFSPEGFEGAYFLGSVDQDIVQMPSKQFAWPPQSTTVQRVMAISSSPLISALGPLSRLIAHAVENVRDPRLVARSVDQLADFVRTLAVQWRQNKLSEVDKAEEVEFLEPNSLRETIPSLWKLLRNCLYSAVIILRAVFGRVINDRGLASDKSAPFISMQALHILRNLYFISTRVGPNSSSQHTFVTLAAVDILAQYPVLSENFLKSIKPTEIGHIPAHPLDRCLDLFFLNTSELFTTVVSPNFSEELLIQAAMPYIAAGGNNHLLEIFEAAHSLALAIFAIPNNAAVAATHLPFYIDNLFAVFPNNLSGRQFRLAFKTVLQVTAPPSPIANRQPLLPSILLEVLYDRALKNASTDPLPPSSQPSNSPDPDMAKEAPVLLSEQATLTLALIDSLCFLRVEDLEEWLPLTANLINAISAPEMRMACVERFWGTLSNGEMDVDRAHYCVTWWSTKGGREMILLGLENNAVAQADEQAGGQGAYMSGAVGGVAPESKL, from the exons ATGGCAACGGAGCGCTCACTGGGCGCTTTACTGCGTTCCCTTCAGTCTCCCTCCGACACTCAAGATGGCTTAAG CTTGCTCCCTACCGCAACAAGCCTCTTAGCAGTTCTCAAGAACCCCTTGAATATAACTCTACTCGCCTCGCAGCTGCTAACATCCGCGGCAATATGGAACCAAGCTGTCGATCTGCACACCTGCCGACGGATTATCAGCGTCTTCAACACGGCTGCCATGGCAATTCTCCAAAGCGAGGAATCGGAAGACCCCCGAATACCCTGGGGCGGCCCGGGACCTAAAAAGCTGGATCGTGAGGAGTGGGTCAAGGCGGTTGTCAGCGGTGCTGATGAGAAGTCGCCGCGATGGAGGCACTTGCTTTTAATTGGCGGTGTTCTCCTGGGGTTTGAAGGACAGGATAGGCAGGGCCTACCGTGGAACGTTCGGAAGAAGCTAGAGGCCGCTCTTGTTACGGCTGCGCAGCTCgctttggaggagctggacccCCATGACGGCGTCGATGGTCGTTGCGTCACTATGGTTCTGAATTATTCGTTTGAACTCCTCTCGGACCTTGAGAGGAGCAGACTCGACTATGATCGGCTGTTGCCAGTCATGGTCCAGACGGTGTATTTCTCACCCGAGGGATTTGAGGGAGCATATTTCCTGGGCAGTGTCGACCAAGATATCGTCCAAATGCCCTCGAAGCAATTTGCATGGCCACCGCAGTCTACTACTGTCCAGCGAGTGATGGCtatctcttccagccctcTTATCTCGGCGTTGGGCCCGCTTTCCAGACTCATTGCCCATGCGGTCGAAAACGTCCGGGATCCTAGGCTAGTTGCGCGGTCTGTCGACCAGCTTGCGGACTTTGTTCGGACTTTGGCCGTGCAGTGGCGACAGAACAAGCTATCAGAGGTTGATAAAGCTGAAGAGGTTGAGTTTCTGGAACCAAACTCTCTCAGAGAAACAATACCCAGCTTGTGGAAGCTGCTCCGCAATTGTCTATATTCCGCTGTCATTATTCTTCGTGCCGTTTTTGGCCGGGTGATTAACGACCGAGGACTGGCATCTGACAAGA GTGCGCCGTTCATCTCAATGCAGGCTCTCCACATTCTCCGCAATCTATATTTCATCTCCACTCGAGTCGGTCCGAACTCCTCATCCCAACATACATTTGTGACATTAGCGGCCGTGGACATTCTGGCCCAGTATCCTGTCTTGAGTGAGAATTTCCTCAAGAGCATCAAACCAACCGAGATTGGCCACATTCCTGCTCATCCCCTTGATCGATGCCTTGATTTATTCTTCCTGAATACCTCGGAGCTTTTCACAACCGTCGTATCGCCGAATTTCAGTGAAGAATTACTTATACAAGCCGCGATGCCCTACATCGCAGCAGGTGGAAACAACCACCTTCTCGAAATATTTGAGGCAGCGCATAGTTTAGCCCTTGCTATATTCGCAATCCCCAATAACGCGGCTGTGGCTGCGACACATCTTCCGTTTTACATAGATAACCTCTTCGCT GTTTTTCCGAACAACCTTTCCGGCCGCCAATTCCGGCTTGCCTTCAAGACAGTCCTCCAAGTCACTgcgcctccatctcccatcGCAAACCGCCAACCTCTCCTTCCCTCAATCCTTCTCGAAGTCCTCTACGACAGAGCCCTTAAAAACGCCTCCACTGACCCACTCCCACCTTCCTCTCAGCCATCAAACTCGCCCGATCCAGACATGGCCAAGGAAGCCCCAGTCCTGCTCTCCGAGCAAGCAACCCTAACTCTCGCGCTCATCGACAGTCTATGCTTCCTTCGGGTCGAAGATCTAGAAGAGTGGCTCCCGCTCACTGCAAACTTAATAAACGCTATATCTGCGCCAGAGATGCGGATGGCCTGTGTGGAGCGGTTCTGGGGTACCTTGAGTAATGGGGAGATGGATGTCGATAGGGCTCATTACTGTGTTACATGGTGGAGTACAAAGGGTGGAAGGGAGATGATTTTGTTGGGACTTGAGAATAATGCGGTTGCGCAGGCCGATGAACAGGCCGGGGGTCAGGGTGCTTATATGAGTGgggcagttggaggagttgctCCGGAGAGCAAACTCTAG
- a CDS encoding protein-S-isoprenylcysteine carboxyl O-methyltransferase (COG:O;~EggNog:ENOG410PJHF;~InterPro:IPR007269,IPR025770;~PFAM:PF04191,PF04140;~TransMembrane:6 (i51-71o77-98i119-139o154-175i196-217o223-242i);~go_component: GO:0005783 - endoplasmic reticulum [Evidence IEA];~go_component: GO:0016021 - integral component of membrane [Evidence IEA];~go_function: GO:0004671 - protein C-terminal S-isoprenylcysteine carboxyl O-methyltransferase activity [Evidence IEA];~go_process: GO:0006481 - C-terminal protein methylation [Evidence IEA]), whose amino-acid sequence MADAGPHDTPASYTTWRPPSESPTPTTATTRSDALLRPSGSKSLSGISLRAFLLGATLGLCLSIAVALILIQPAPHYLWRLPFFVFSLSLFHFLEYYITAAYNTRYADISAFLLSSNGWAYNVAHSSAFLECLLAYLFYPHESYFDFTAPVNGVKIQVVIGIVLMALGQVVRSLAMAQAGSNFNHTVQVERREGHTLVTHGVYAVLRHPSYFGFFWWGIGTQLMLGNVVSLLGYAVVLWKFFSHRIDREERFLIAFFGDEYVDYKSKSTVGIPGIP is encoded by the exons ATGGCCGACGCCGGCCCCCACGACACCCCAGCAAGCTACACAACCTGGCGCCCACCTTCTGAATCACCAACTCCCACCACGGCGACCACAAGAAGCGATGCTTTACTCCGTCCCTCCGGCTCGAAATCGCTCTCCGGCATATCCCTACGCgcattcctcctcggcgcaaCCCTcggcctctgcctctccatcgccgtcgcCCTGATCCTTATCCAACCTGCCCCCCACTATCTCTGGAGGCTccccttcttcgtcttctcgctcagcctcttccatttcctcgaATACTACATCACCGCCGCCTACAACACCCGCTACGCAGATATCTCcgctttcctcctctcctccaacgGCTGGGCCTACAATGTCGCGCATTCCTCTGCCTTCCTCGAGTGTCTCCTCGCCTACCTTTTCTACCCACATGAATCATACTTCGATTTCACGGCCCCTGTGAACGGGGTGAAGATCCAGGTTGTCATCGGGATAGTCCTTATGGCTCTCGGCCAGGTGGTGCGATCTCTAGCCATGGCGCAGGCGGGGAGTAATTTCAACCATACGGTGCAGGTGGAAAGGAGGGAAGGCCATACGCTTGTAACGCATGGGGTTTATGCGGTCCTGCGGCACCCGAGTTACTTTGGGTTCTTTTGGTGGGGGATTGGAACGCAACTGATGCTGGGGAATGTGGTTAGTTTACTGGGGTATGCGGTTGTGTTGTGGAAGTTTTTCAGTCATCGGATTGACC GGGAGGAACGCTTCCTGATTGCTTTCTTCGGGGATGAGTATGTGGATTATAAAAGCAAGTCTACGGTTGGAATTCCGGGGATCCCATGA